One window of the Longimicrobium sp. genome contains the following:
- a CDS encoding 2-phosphosulfolactate phosphatase: protein MKLDILLTPGELLPGDIAERTVVVIDVLRASSTIVEALGAGARTLYPVASVEEALRLANTLGREEVLLCGERKALPIDGFDLGNSPREFTAGKVAGKTLVMSTTNGTVALTAAAAAKRVVIGSFLNLSAVVADLARPKVEPVLVCAGREGKFGLEDAVCAGRIAAAVMARRKRERWELNDGAHAAVALGEQFADLEALLAKTAAGRQIVEAGLEEDLPFCARADLHDIVPVFHDRQVTLATPPAAAAPEPAEAEPVET from the coding sequence ATGAAGCTGGACATCCTGCTCACCCCCGGCGAGCTCCTGCCGGGCGACATCGCCGAGCGCACCGTGGTGGTGATCGACGTGCTGCGCGCCTCCAGCACCATCGTGGAGGCGCTGGGCGCGGGCGCCCGCACGCTGTACCCGGTGGCGTCGGTCGAGGAGGCGCTCCGGCTGGCCAACACGCTGGGCCGCGAGGAGGTGCTCCTCTGCGGCGAGCGCAAGGCGCTGCCGATCGACGGGTTCGACCTGGGGAACAGCCCGCGCGAGTTCACGGCCGGGAAGGTGGCGGGGAAGACGCTGGTGATGAGCACCACCAACGGCACCGTCGCCCTGACGGCCGCGGCCGCCGCGAAGCGGGTGGTGATCGGCTCGTTCCTCAACCTCTCGGCGGTGGTGGCGGACCTGGCGCGGCCGAAGGTGGAGCCGGTGCTGGTGTGCGCGGGGCGCGAGGGGAAGTTCGGCCTGGAGGACGCCGTCTGCGCGGGGCGGATCGCCGCGGCGGTGATGGCCCGGCGCAAGCGCGAGCGGTGGGAGCTGAACGACGGCGCGCACGCCGCCGTGGCGCTGGGCGAGCAGTTCGCCGACCTGGAGGCGCTCCTGGCGAAGACGGCGGCCGGGAGGCAGATCGTGGAGGCGGGGCTGGAGGAGGACCTCCCCTTCTGCGCCCGGGCCGACCTCCACGACATCGTCCCGGTCTTCCACGACCGCCAGGTCACGCTCGCCACCCCGCCGGCCGCCGCGGCGCCGGAACCTGCCGAGGCCGAGCCCGTCGAGACCTGA
- a CDS encoding DUF1772 domain-containing protein — protein sequence MVFALIAILAAGLFAGASLYINLVEHPARVECGTELAVKEFAPSYRRATVMQAGLAALGLLSGIAAWLRLGHAALLIGGILLGAVIPFTFVAILPTNKRLLDPGVTWDLETAARLLSRWQRLHAVRTVLSLAAFGLLTWCMLAV from the coding sequence ATGGTGTTCGCGCTGATCGCGATCCTCGCCGCCGGACTGTTCGCCGGGGCTTCCCTCTACATCAACCTGGTGGAGCACCCCGCGCGCGTCGAATGCGGCACCGAGCTCGCCGTGAAGGAGTTCGCGCCGAGCTACCGCCGGGCCACCGTCATGCAGGCCGGCCTGGCCGCCCTGGGCCTCCTCAGCGGAATCGCGGCGTGGCTGCGCCTGGGGCACGCGGCCTTGCTGATCGGTGGAATCCTCCTGGGGGCGGTGATCCCGTTCACGTTCGTGGCGATCCTGCCGACCAACAAGCGGCTCCTCGATCCCGGGGTGACGTGGGATCTGGAGACCGCGGCGAGACTCCTGTCGCGCTGGCAGCGGCTCCACGCGGTCCGGACGGTCCTCAGCCTGGCGGCGTTCGGCCTCCTCACCTGGTGCATGCTCGCTGTCTGA
- the accC gene encoding acetyl-CoA carboxylase biotin carboxylase subunit — MFRKVLIANRGEIALRVIRACRELGIRTVAVYSEADRESLHVRFADEDVCIGPPPARESYLNIPRILAAAEITGADAIHPGYGFLAENAEFSEICEVSGLTFIGPTPQQIRVMGDKATARRTMRENGVPIVPGTDAIADPDEALAEARQIGFPVLIKASAGGGGKGMRVAATPEEFERQYSMARNEAAAAFGDDSVYIEKYLARPRHIEFQILGDSHGRVVHLGERDCSIQRRHQKLIEEAPSPALTPELRHEMGEAAVRGAAAIQYVGAGTIEMLLNEDKSFYFMEMNTRIQVEHPVTEMCTGFDLVKEQVRAAAGLPLSIPEWEIVLRGHAIECRINAEDPARSFAPSPGTVTTFHLPGGPGVRVDTHVYAGYRVPQHYDSLLAKLIVHASTREEAIARMKRSLAETVIEGVHTTVPFLQAVMDHPDFVAGEVDTKFLERYVAERAGA; from the coding sequence GTGTTCCGCAAAGTCCTGATCGCCAACCGCGGCGAGATCGCGCTGCGGGTCATCCGCGCCTGCCGCGAGCTGGGGATCCGCACGGTGGCCGTGTACTCCGAGGCCGACCGCGAGAGCCTGCACGTGCGCTTCGCCGACGAGGACGTCTGCATCGGCCCGCCGCCGGCGCGCGAGAGCTACCTGAACATCCCGCGCATCCTGGCCGCGGCCGAGATCACCGGCGCCGACGCCATCCACCCCGGCTACGGCTTCCTGGCCGAGAACGCCGAGTTCTCGGAGATCTGCGAGGTGAGCGGGCTCACCTTCATCGGCCCCACGCCGCAGCAGATCCGGGTGATGGGCGACAAGGCCACCGCCCGGCGCACCATGCGCGAGAACGGGGTGCCGATCGTCCCCGGCACCGACGCCATCGCCGACCCCGACGAGGCGCTGGCCGAGGCGCGCCAGATCGGCTTCCCGGTGCTGATCAAGGCCTCGGCCGGCGGGGGCGGCAAGGGAATGCGCGTGGCGGCTACGCCCGAGGAGTTCGAGCGCCAGTACTCGATGGCGCGCAACGAGGCGGCGGCCGCCTTCGGCGACGACTCGGTCTACATCGAGAAGTACCTGGCCCGGCCGCGCCACATCGAGTTCCAGATCCTGGGCGACAGCCACGGCCGGGTGGTGCACCTGGGCGAGCGCGACTGCTCGATCCAGCGCCGCCACCAGAAGCTGATCGAGGAGGCGCCCAGCCCCGCCCTCACCCCGGAGCTGCGCCACGAGATGGGCGAGGCGGCGGTGCGCGGCGCGGCGGCGATCCAGTACGTGGGCGCGGGAACCATCGAGATGCTGCTGAACGAGGACAAATCGTTCTACTTCATGGAGATGAACACCCGCATCCAGGTGGAGCACCCGGTCACCGAGATGTGCACGGGGTTCGACCTGGTGAAGGAGCAGGTGCGGGCGGCCGCGGGGCTGCCGCTCTCCATCCCCGAGTGGGAGATCGTGCTGCGCGGCCACGCCATCGAGTGCCGCATCAACGCCGAGGACCCGGCGCGGAGCTTCGCGCCCTCGCCGGGGACGGTGACCACGTTCCACCTCCCCGGCGGCCCCGGGGTGCGGGTCGACACGCACGTCTACGCCGGCTACCGGGTGCCGCAGCACTACGACAGCCTCCTGGCCAAGCTGATCGTGCACGCCTCCACCCGCGAGGAGGCGATCGCGCGGATGAAGCGCTCGCTGGCCGAGACGGTGATCGAGGGGGTGCACACCACCGTGCCCTTCCTGCAGGCGGTGATGGACCACCCCGACTTCGTGGCCGGCGAGGTGGACACCAAGTTCCTGGAGCGCTACGTGGCCGAACGGGCGGGTGCCTGA